The Streptococcus mitis region AAAAACTCCTGTATAAGTAGCTGGGTTGGACCTCGGCGTCCGTCCAATTGGACTCTGGTCAATGTCAATCAAGCGGTCTACATGCTCAATCCCTGTAATAGTCTTAAATTTACCAGGCTTGTCTGAATTACGGTTGAGCTTCTGGGCAATAGCTTTTTTGAGAATGCTATTGATTAGGGTCGATTTCCCTGAACCTGATACACCGGTCACCGCGATGAATTTTCCTAGTGGGAAGCGAGCTGTGACATTCTGCAGGTTGTTCTCACGCGCTCCTGTAACCTCGATAAAACGACCATTTCCAACACGGCGCTCTTCTGGCACTGGAATGGCACGTTTGCCTGACAAGTACTGGCCTGTGATAGACTTGCTGTTGCGAGCCACCTGCTTGGGCGTACCTGCGGCGACAATCTCCCCACCAAAAACACCGGCACCGGGACCAACGTCAATCAGATAATCAGCCTCACGCATGGTATCTTCGTCATGTTCCACCACGATAAGAGTATTGCCCAAGTCACGCATCTTTTTGAGACTGGCAATCAGGCGATCATTATCCCTCTGGTGAAGACCGATTGACGGCTCATCCAATATATAGAGGACACCTGATAGGTTAGAACCAATCTGGGTTGCCAAGCGAATACGCTGACTTTCCCCACCTGAAAGGGTTCCTGCCGAACGTGACAGGGTTAGATAGTTCAGACCCACGTTATTAAGGAAGGTCAAACGATCCTTGATTTCCTTGAGAATGGGACGAGCAATGATGGCTTCATTTTCAGACAAGGTTAACTGGCTCACCAACTCCAAGTGGTCTGCGATAGACAGGTCTGAAATTTCTCCGATATGTGGTCCTTGCTCACCACCAACACGGACAGACAAAGCCTGATCATTAAGACGATAGCCGTGACAAGTTCCGCAGGTCAGCTCATTCATGTAGAGGCGCATCTGGGTGCGGGTGTAGTCACTATTAGTTTCATGGTAGCGACGTTTGATATTATTGACAACTCCCTCAAAAGGAATATCGATATCGCGCACGCCACCAAATTCATTCTCATAGTGAAAATGGAATTCCTTGCCATCAGAACCATAGAGAATCAAGTTCTTATCTTCTTCTGACAAGTCCTCAAAAGGCTTATCCATATCCACTCCAAAGGCTGTCATAGCCTGCTCTAGCATGTTTGGATAGTAGTTGGATGAGATAGGATTCCAAGGTGCCAGCGCTCCCTCACATAAGGTTTTTCTGGCATCTGGCACTACCAAATCAGTATCCACTTCCAGCTTAATGCCCAAGCCGTCACACTCACTACAAGAACCAAAAGGAGCATTGAAAGAGAAGAGACGAGGCTCTAACTCTGGGACAGTAAAACCACAAACTGGACAGGCATAATGCTCAGAGAACAACAACTCAGAGTCGTCCATCGTATCGATAATCACATAACCTTCTG contains the following coding sequences:
- the uvrA gene encoding excinuclease ABC subunit UvrA, encoding MQDKIVIHGARAHNLKNIDVEIPRDKLVVVTGLSGSGKSSLAFDTLYAEGQRRYVESLSAYARQFLGNMEKPDVDAIDGLSPAISIDQKTTSKNPRSTVGTTTEINDYLRLLYARVGTPYCINGHGAIKASSVEQIVDKVLELPERQRLQILAPVIRKKKGQHKTVIEKVQKDGYVRVRVDGEVYDVTEVPELSKSKQHNIDVVVDRIVIKEGIRSRLFDSIEAALRISEGYVIIDTMDDSELLFSEHYACPVCGFTVPELEPRLFSFNAPFGSCSECDGLGIKLEVDTDLVVPDARKTLCEGALAPWNPISSNYYPNMLEQAMTAFGVDMDKPFEDLSEEDKNLILYGSDGKEFHFHYENEFGGVRDIDIPFEGVVNNIKRRYHETNSDYTRTQMRLYMNELTCGTCHGYRLNDQALSVRVGGEQGPHIGEISDLSIADHLELVSQLTLSENEAIIARPILKEIKDRLTFLNNVGLNYLTLSRSAGTLSGGESQRIRLATQIGSNLSGVLYILDEPSIGLHQRDNDRLIASLKKMRDLGNTLIVVEHDEDTMREADYLIDVGPGAGVFGGEIVAAGTPKQVARNSKSITGQYLSGKRAIPVPEERRVGNGRFIEVTGARENNLQNVTARFPLGKFIAVTGVSGSGKSTLINSILKKAIAQKLNRNSDKPGKFKTITGIEHVDRLIDIDQSPIGRTPRSNPATYTGVFDDIRDLFAQTNEAKIRGYKKGRFSFNVKGGRCEACSGDGIIKIEMHFLPDVYVACEVCHGTRYNSETLEVHYKEKNISQVLDMTVNDAVEFFQHIPKIQRKLQTIKDVGLGYVTLGQPATTLSGGEAQRMKLASELHKRSTGKSFYILDEPTTGLHTEDIARLLKVLARFVDDGNTVLVIEHNLDVIKTADHIIDLGPEGGVGGGTIIATGTPEEVAANESSYTGHYLKGKLDHE